A window of the Acidovorax sp. YS12 genome harbors these coding sequences:
- the gatA gene encoding Asp-tRNA(Asn)/Glu-tRNA(Gln) amidotransferase subunit GatA, producing the protein MTSTALHDLGVAQLAAALRAKQVSAAEAAQHFLNRARQHQALGAYVAIDEDATLAQARAQDAALAAGTAAPLAGVPIAHKDIFVTRDFPTTAASRMLAGYRSPFDATVVARLAEAGCVTLGKLNCDEFAMGGTNENSAAAPVGFDAPQPVRNPWDTTRVPGGSSGGSAVAVAARLAPAVTGTDTGGSIRQPASFCGITGIKPTYGRASRYGMIAFASSLDQAGPMARSAEDCALLLSAMCGPDPDRDSTSLDRPAEDFGRALNDGLDGLRIGVPAEFFGEGLADDVRAAVDAALKEYEKLGARLVPIALPRTELSVPVYYILAPAEASSNLSRFDGVRYGHRANQYSDLLDMYKKTRAEGFGDEVKRRIMIGTYVLSEGYYDAYYLQAQKIRRMIADDFQAAFQQCDLIAGPVAPTTAWQLGSHTDPVTNYLADIYTLPASLAGLPGMSVPVGFGAGNLPVGLQLIGNYFGEARLLNAAHRLQQTTDWHQRSPV; encoded by the coding sequence ATGACTTCCACTGCACTGCATGACCTGGGCGTGGCCCAGCTCGCGGCCGCGCTGCGCGCCAAGCAGGTGAGCGCCGCCGAGGCGGCCCAGCACTTCCTGAACCGCGCCAGGCAGCACCAGGCCCTGGGCGCCTACGTGGCCATCGACGAAGACGCTACGCTGGCCCAGGCGCGCGCGCAGGACGCGGCGCTCGCCGCCGGCACCGCCGCGCCGCTGGCGGGCGTGCCGATCGCGCACAAGGACATCTTCGTCACGCGCGACTTTCCCACCACCGCCGCCAGCCGCATGCTGGCGGGCTACCGCTCGCCGTTCGACGCCACCGTGGTGGCCAGGCTGGCCGAAGCCGGCTGCGTGACGCTGGGCAAGCTCAACTGCGACGAATTCGCCATGGGCGGCACCAACGAGAACTCCGCCGCGGCCCCCGTGGGCTTCGACGCGCCGCAACCCGTGCGCAACCCCTGGGACACCACGCGCGTGCCCGGCGGCTCCTCGGGCGGCTCGGCCGTGGCCGTGGCCGCGCGCCTGGCGCCCGCCGTCACCGGCACCGACACCGGCGGCTCGATCCGCCAGCCCGCATCGTTCTGCGGCATCACCGGCATCAAGCCGACCTACGGGCGCGCCAGCCGCTACGGCATGATCGCCTTCGCCTCCAGCCTGGACCAGGCCGGCCCCATGGCCCGCTCGGCTGAGGACTGCGCGCTGCTGCTCTCGGCCATGTGCGGCCCCGACCCGGACCGCGACTCCACCAGCCTGGACCGCCCGGCCGAGGACTTCGGCCGCGCGCTGAACGACGGCCTGGACGGCCTGCGCATCGGCGTGCCGGCCGAGTTCTTCGGCGAGGGCCTGGCCGACGACGTGCGCGCCGCCGTCGATGCCGCGCTGAAGGAATACGAGAAGCTCGGCGCCCGGCTCGTGCCCATCGCGCTGCCGCGCACCGAGCTGTCGGTGCCGGTGTACTACATCCTGGCGCCGGCCGAGGCATCGTCCAACCTGTCGCGCTTCGACGGCGTGCGCTACGGCCACCGCGCCAATCAGTATTCCGACCTGCTCGACATGTACAAGAAGACCCGCGCCGAAGGCTTTGGCGACGAGGTCAAGCGCCGCATCATGATCGGCACCTACGTGCTGTCCGAGGGCTACTACGACGCCTACTACCTGCAGGCGCAGAAGATCCGCCGCATGATCGCCGACGACTTCCAGGCCGCCTTCCAGCAGTGCGACCTGATCGCCGGCCCCGTGGCGCCCACCACCGCCTGGCAGCTCGGCAGCCACACCGACCCGGTAACCAACTACCTGGCCGACATCTACACCCTGCCCGCCTCGCTCGCCGGCCTGCCGGGCATGAGCGTGCCCGTGGGCTTCGGCGCAGGCAACCTGCCCGTGGGGCTGCAGCTCATCGGCAACTACTTCGGCGAGGCGCGGCTGCTCAATGCCGCGCACCGGCTGCAGCAAACCACGGACTGGCACCAGCGCAGCCCTGTTTGA
- the gatC gene encoding Asp-tRNA(Asn)/Glu-tRNA(Gln) amidotransferase subunit GatC: MALTPQDIARIAHLARLELSESEGERMLTQLNGFFGIVEKMRAVDTTGIKPLPHPVAAIEPVQLRLRDDVASEPNQREANQQSAPAVERGLFLVPKVIE, encoded by the coding sequence ATGGCACTGACTCCCCAGGACATCGCGCGCATCGCCCACCTGGCGCGGCTGGAGCTGTCCGAGTCTGAAGGTGAGCGCATGCTCACGCAGCTCAACGGCTTTTTCGGCATCGTGGAAAAAATGCGGGCCGTCGACACCACCGGCATCAAGCCCCTGCCGCACCCCGTGGCGGCCATCGAGCCGGTGCAGCTGCGCCTGCGCGACGACGTCGCCAGCGAGCCCAACCAGCGCGAAGCCAACCAGCAAAGCGCCCCCGCCGTCGAGCGCGGGCTGTTCCTCGTGCCGAAGGTGATCGAATGA
- a CDS encoding rod shape-determining protein: protein MFGSFRRYFSTDLAIDLGTANTLIFARDKGIVLDEPSVVAIRHEGGPHGKKVIQAVGHEAKAMLGKVPGNIEAIRPMKDGVIADFVITEQMIKQFIKMVHPRSLLTPSPRIIICVPCGSTQVERRAIKDAAEAAGATAVYLIEEPMAAGIGAGLPVSEASGSMVVDIGGGTTEVGVISLGGMVYKGSVRVGGDKFDESIINYIRRNYGMLIGEPTAESIKKNIGSAFPGSEVKEMEVKGRNLSEGVPRSFTISSNEVLEALTEPLNQIVSAVKNALEQTPPELGADIAERGMMLTGGGALLRDLDRLLAEETGLPVLVAEEPLTCVVRGCGMALDSLDRQGSIFTSD, encoded by the coding sequence ATGTTCGGTTCCTTCCGTCGGTACTTCTCCACCGACCTCGCCATTGACCTTGGCACCGCCAACACCCTGATCTTTGCCCGCGACAAGGGCATCGTGCTCGACGAACCCTCGGTCGTCGCCATCCGCCACGAGGGCGGCCCGCACGGCAAGAAAGTCATCCAGGCCGTGGGCCACGAGGCCAAGGCCATGCTCGGCAAGGTGCCCGGCAACATCGAGGCCATCCGCCCGATGAAGGACGGCGTGATCGCCGACTTTGTCATCACCGAGCAGATGATCAAGCAGTTCATCAAGATGGTGCACCCGCGCTCGCTGCTCACGCCCAGCCCGCGCATCATCATCTGCGTGCCCTGCGGCTCGACCCAGGTCGAGCGCCGCGCCATCAAGGACGCGGCCGAGGCCGCCGGCGCCACCGCCGTCTATCTGATCGAGGAGCCCATGGCCGCCGGCATCGGTGCTGGCCTGCCGGTGAGCGAGGCCTCGGGCTCGATGGTGGTGGACATCGGCGGCGGCACCACCGAGGTCGGCGTGATCTCGCTCGGCGGCATGGTCTACAAGGGCAGCGTGCGCGTGGGCGGCGACAAGTTCGACGAGAGCATCATCAACTACATCCGCCGCAACTACGGCATGCTGATCGGCGAGCCCACGGCCGAATCCATCAAGAAGAACATCGGCTCGGCCTTCCCCGGCTCCGAAGTCAAGGAGATGGAAGTCAAGGGCCGCAACCTTTCCGAAGGCGTGCCGCGCAGCTTCACCATTTCTTCCAACGAAGTGCTGGAAGCGCTGACCGAGCCGCTGAACCAGATCGTCTCTGCCGTGAAGAACGCGCTGGAGCAAACCCCGCCCGAACTCGGCGCCGACATCGCGGAGCGCGGCATGATGCTCACCGGCGGCGGCGCGCTCCTGCGCGACCTGGACCGCCTGCTGGCCGAGGAAACCGGCCTGCCGGTGCTGGTGGCCGAGGAGCCGCTGACCTGCGTGGTGCGCGGCTGCGGCATGGCGCTGGACAGCCTGGACCGCCAGGGCAGCATCTTCACCAGCGACTGA
- the mreC gene encoding rod shape-determining protein MreC: MALGTLERSAPSFFKQGPSALSRWAVYGALALFLMVADARFHLTDPLRKAVGVVLYPVQWLMLQPVELIGRGAGYFEALQRAQQEAQQARERMVQLAQRANQAEELLQENAQLRQLLALRERLAPPSQAAQVVYDAADPYTRRVVVDKGQVAGVELGSPVLDELGVLGQVTRVLPFVSEVTLLVDRDQAIPVLNPRTGARSVAYGDPVAGHGGSMELRFMPSNADVQEGDLLTTSGVDGLYPPGLPVARVRRVDRRADSAFTRIYCDPVAQVHGARHVLLLQPLAGLKPERPEPAPAPAPARKGARK, encoded by the coding sequence ATGGCCCTTGGCACCCTGGAGCGCAGTGCGCCCTCGTTCTTCAAGCAGGGCCCGTCGGCGCTGTCGCGCTGGGCCGTGTACGGCGCGCTGGCGCTGTTCCTCATGGTGGCCGACGCGCGCTTTCACCTGACCGACCCGCTGCGCAAGGCCGTCGGGGTGGTGCTCTATCCGGTGCAGTGGCTGATGCTGCAGCCGGTGGAGCTGATCGGCCGGGGCGCGGGCTACTTCGAGGCGCTGCAGCGCGCCCAGCAGGAGGCCCAGCAGGCGCGCGAGCGCATGGTGCAGCTGGCGCAGCGCGCCAACCAAGCCGAGGAGCTGCTGCAGGAAAACGCCCAGCTGCGCCAGCTGCTGGCGCTGCGCGAGCGCCTGGCGCCGCCCTCGCAGGCGGCGCAGGTGGTGTACGACGCCGCCGACCCGTACACGCGCCGTGTGGTGGTCGATAAAGGCCAGGTGGCCGGCGTCGAGCTGGGCTCCCCGGTGCTCGACGAACTCGGCGTGCTGGGCCAGGTCACGCGCGTGCTGCCCTTCGTCAGCGAAGTCACGCTGCTGGTGGACCGCGACCAGGCCATTCCCGTGCTCAACCCGCGCACCGGCGCGCGCAGCGTGGCCTACGGCGACCCGGTGGCGGGCCACGGTGGCAGCATGGAGCTGCGCTTCATGCCCAGCAACGCCGACGTGCAGGAGGGCGACCTGCTCACCACCAGCGGCGTCGATGGCCTGTACCCGCCGGGCCTGCCCGTGGCGCGCGTGCGCCGCGTGGACCGGCGCGCCGACTCGGCCTTCACCCGCATCTATTGCGACCCCGTGGCCCAGGTGCATGGCGCGCGCCACGTGCTGCTGCTGCAGCCGCTGGCGGGGCTGAAGCCCGAGCGCCCCGAGCCCGCGCCGGCCCCGGCGCCCGCGCGCAAGGGCGCGCGCAAATGA
- the mreD gene encoding rod shape-determining protein MreD — protein sequence MMMPRGQELLQPVNPAFIVVSLLAALAINLLPLGRVVWLPDMVLLLLAFWGVHQPLRVGMGIAFVLGLCMDVHQSALLGQHALAYATLMLGTSLIHRRLAWLGLWEQALQMLPLLAAAHAVALLVRMASGGIFPGLGLLAAPLIETLLWPLASWVLLAPQRRPPDRDENRPL from the coding sequence ATGATGATGCCGCGCGGCCAGGAGCTGCTGCAGCCGGTCAACCCGGCGTTCATCGTCGTCAGCCTGCTGGCGGCGCTGGCCATCAACCTGCTGCCGCTGGGGCGCGTGGTGTGGCTGCCCGACATGGTGCTGCTGCTGCTCGCCTTCTGGGGCGTGCACCAGCCGCTGCGCGTGGGCATGGGCATCGCCTTCGTGCTCGGGCTGTGTATGGACGTGCACCAGTCGGCCCTGCTGGGCCAGCATGCGCTGGCCTACGCCACGCTGATGCTGGGCACCAGCCTGATCCACCGGCGCCTGGCCTGGCTGGGCCTGTGGGAGCAGGCGCTGCAGATGCTGCCGCTGCTGGCGGCGGCCCATGCCGTGGCGCTGCTGGTGCGCATGGCCTCGGGCGGCATCTTCCCGGGCCTGGGGCTGCTGGCCGCGCCGCTGATCGAGACGCTGCTGTGGCCGCTGGCCAGCTGGGTCCTGCTGGCGCCGCAGCGCCGCCCGCCCGACCGCGACGAGAACCGTCCCTTGTGA
- the mrdA gene encoding penicillin-binding protein 2 gives MTELRNSERDAWRFRVRVLAMGLVVFLAFGLIVARLLVLQVQRHEDLADQAESNRTAVVPIVPNRGQILDRNGVVLATNYSAYTLEITRSKQGDLDDTIEELSKVVDIQPRDKRRFKRLMEDARSFESLPIRTRLTDEEVARFAAQRYRFPGVDIKARLFRTYPLGDVGGHAIGYIGRINQREKERIDDSDDAPNYRGTEYIGKLGVEQSYEQQLHGTTGVELMETSAGGRVVRKLHSRPATPGHSIMLSIDIKLQKLVEDLYGERRGALVAIDPRNGEILALVSKPTFDPNLFVEGIDQENWQALNESINKPLLNRALRGTYPPGSTYKPFMALAALQLNKRSPSLVVNDPGYYNFGGRTFRSHEGGLGGVDMVRAIQFSSNTYFYSLGVEMGVDTIHDFMAPLGFGQVTGIDLGGELRGVLPSTQWKRQVNKRPEARRWFPGETVSLGIGQGYNNFTMLQLALAEATLANGGTRYRPHVAKAVRDPVTGAVTELEQPPGENLGYLPKNVDVVRRGLVAVNEAGTGRRVFAGAAYSSGGKTGTAQAVSLGQNVKYNAKALEEHKRDHSLFAAFAPADNPRIAVALIVENAGFGAASAAPIARRVFDYWLQGLYPSEEDIAATSKGQTAAPVGPMRQAAEVPLRIRDRPGLEAN, from the coding sequence ATGACCGAACTGCGCAACAGCGAGCGGGACGCCTGGCGCTTTCGCGTGCGCGTGCTGGCCATGGGGCTGGTGGTGTTCCTGGCCTTCGGGCTGATCGTGGCGCGCCTGCTGGTGCTGCAGGTGCAGCGCCACGAGGACCTGGCCGACCAGGCCGAGAGCAACCGCACGGCGGTGGTGCCCATCGTGCCCAACCGCGGGCAGATCCTCGACCGCAACGGCGTGGTGCTGGCCACCAACTACTCGGCCTACACGCTGGAGATCACGCGCTCCAAGCAGGGCGACCTGGACGACACCATCGAGGAGCTGTCCAAGGTGGTGGACATCCAGCCGCGCGACAAGCGCCGCTTCAAGCGCCTGATGGAGGACGCGCGCAGCTTCGAGTCGCTGCCTATCCGCACGCGCCTGACCGACGAGGAGGTGGCGCGCTTCGCCGCCCAGCGCTACCGCTTCCCGGGCGTGGACATCAAGGCGCGGCTGTTCCGCACCTACCCGCTGGGCGACGTGGGCGGCCACGCCATCGGCTACATCGGCCGCATCAACCAGCGCGAGAAGGAGCGCATCGACGACTCCGACGACGCGCCCAACTACCGTGGCACCGAATACATCGGCAAGCTCGGCGTGGAGCAGTCCTACGAGCAGCAGCTGCACGGCACCACCGGCGTGGAGCTGATGGAAACCTCCGCCGGCGGCCGCGTGGTGCGCAAGCTGCACAGCCGCCCGGCCACGCCGGGCCACAGCATCATGCTGTCCATCGACATCAAGCTGCAGAAGCTGGTGGAAGACCTGTACGGCGAGCGGCGCGGCGCGCTGGTGGCCATCGACCCGCGCAACGGCGAGATCCTGGCGCTGGTGTCCAAGCCGACGTTCGACCCGAACCTGTTCGTCGAAGGCATCGACCAGGAAAACTGGCAGGCGCTCAATGAATCCATCAACAAGCCCCTGCTGAACCGCGCGCTGCGCGGCACCTACCCGCCTGGCTCCACCTACAAGCCCTTCATGGCGCTGGCGGCGCTGCAGTTGAACAAGCGCTCGCCCAGCCTGGTGGTGAACGACCCGGGCTACTACAACTTCGGCGGGCGCACCTTCCGCAGCCACGAGGGCGGCCTGGGCGGGGTGGACATGGTGCGCGCCATCCAGTTCTCCAGCAACACCTACTTCTACTCGCTGGGCGTGGAAATGGGCGTGGACACCATCCACGACTTCATGGCGCCGCTGGGCTTCGGCCAGGTCACCGGCATCGACCTGGGCGGCGAACTGCGCGGCGTGCTGCCCAGCACGCAGTGGAAGCGCCAGGTCAACAAGCGCCCCGAGGCCAGGCGCTGGTTCCCGGGCGAAACCGTGTCGCTGGGCATCGGCCAGGGCTACAACAACTTCACCATGCTGCAGCTCGCCCTGGCCGAGGCCACGCTGGCCAACGGCGGCACGCGCTACCGCCCGCACGTGGCCAAGGCGGTGCGCGACCCGGTCACCGGCGCCGTCACCGAACTGGAGCAGCCGCCGGGCGAGAACCTGGGCTACCTGCCCAAGAACGTCGACGTGGTGCGCCGCGGCCTGGTGGCCGTGAACGAGGCCGGCACCGGGCGGCGCGTGTTCGCCGGCGCGGCCTACAGCTCGGGCGGCAAGACCGGCACGGCACAGGCCGTGAGCCTGGGGCAGAACGTCAAGTACAACGCCAAGGCGCTGGAGGAGCACAAGCGCGACCACTCGCTGTTTGCCGCGTTCGCCCCGGCCGACAACCCGCGCATCGCCGTGGCGCTGATCGTGGAGAACGCCGGCTTCGGCGCGGCCAGCGCCGCGCCCATCGCGCGGCGCGTGTTCGACTACTGGCTGCAGGGCCTGTACCCGAGCGAGGAAGACATCGCCGCCACGAGCAAGGGCCAGACGGCCGCGCCGGTCGGCCCGATGCGCCAGGCCGCCGAGGTGCCGCTGCGCATTCGTGACCGGCCGGGGCTGGAAGCCAACTGA
- the rocF gene encoding arginase codes for MWHLTLLGAPTDAGAGVAGAHLGPDALRGAGLAQALRAQGHAVQDLGNLAGPPTPAHEARHGPHHLACVTAWSRAVHDAVAGILAARRLPVLLGGDHSLAVGSISAVARHCRQAGKALCVLWLDAHADANTPATSPSGNLHGMPVACLLGDGPAALTALAGGPPALQPAQLRLVGIRSVDAGEQCYLRQRGLPVWRMPEVRALGMEATMAQVLRGIGAGTHHLHVSLDLDCLDPALAPGVSTPAPDGLGAGAMRQCMDLLAASGAVGSVDLVELNPLRDRNGQTAQLAVDLLRRLSGSAWKWDLSLTHQARAASKK; via the coding sequence ATGTGGCACCTGACCCTTCTGGGCGCCCCCACCGACGCGGGTGCAGGCGTGGCCGGGGCCCACCTGGGGCCCGATGCGCTGCGTGGCGCGGGCCTGGCCCAGGCGCTGCGCGCGCAAGGCCATGCGGTGCAGGACCTGGGCAACCTCGCCGGCCCGCCGACGCCCGCGCACGAGGCCCGCCACGGCCCGCACCACCTGGCCTGCGTAACGGCCTGGAGCCGCGCGGTGCACGACGCCGTGGCCGGCATCCTGGCGGCGCGGCGCCTGCCCGTGCTGCTGGGCGGCGACCACAGCCTGGCCGTGGGCTCCATCAGCGCCGTGGCCCGGCACTGCCGGCAGGCCGGCAAGGCGCTGTGCGTGCTCTGGCTCGACGCCCACGCCGACGCCAACACCCCCGCTACCAGCCCCAGCGGCAACCTGCACGGCATGCCCGTGGCCTGCCTGCTGGGCGATGGCCCGGCCGCGCTCACGGCGCTGGCCGGCGGGCCGCCGGCACTGCAGCCGGCGCAGTTGCGCCTGGTCGGCATACGCAGCGTGGATGCGGGCGAGCAGTGCTACCTGCGCCAGCGCGGCCTGCCCGTGTGGCGCATGCCCGAGGTGCGGGCGCTGGGCATGGAAGCGACGATGGCACAGGTGCTGCGCGGCATCGGTGCCGGCACCCACCACCTGCACGTCAGCCTCGACCTCGACTGCCTGGACCCGGCCCTGGCCCCGGGCGTGAGCACGCCCGCGCCCGATGGCCTCGGCGCCGGCGCCATGCGGCAGTGCATGGACCTGCTGGCCGCCAGCGGCGCGGTCGGCTCGGTCGATCTGGTAGAGCTGAACCCCTTGCGCGACCGGAACGGGCAGACCGCGCAACTGGCCGTCGATCTGCTGCGCCGCCTGTCAGGCTCGGCATGGAAATGGGATCTATCCCTTACTCATCAAGCGCGAGCAGCTAGCAAAAAATGA